One region of Rhodocaloribacter litoris genomic DNA includes:
- a CDS encoding nucleotidyltransferase domain-containing protein → MRPTLRAALEEARQALVDLYGDRLVHVILYGSQARGEAHPASDVDLLAVLRGAVEPVRELKRLAPLQVRLLTRYGEDVSIQPFDVAAFEDPGHPLMQAVRQEGIEL, encoded by the coding sequence ATGAGACCGACGCTTCGTGCCGCCCTCGAAGAGGCCCGTCAGGCGCTGGTGGACCTGTACGGGGATCGGCTGGTTCATGTCATTTTATACGGTTCGCAGGCCCGGGGCGAGGCTCACCCCGCCAGCGACGTGGATCTGCTGGCCGTGCTTCGCGGAGCGGTGGAGCCGGTGCGTGAACTCAAGCGGTTGGCTCCCCTGCAGGTGCGGCTGCTCACCCGGTACGGCGAGGATGTCTCGATCCAGCCGTTCGACGTAGCTGCCTTTGAGGATCCGGGGCACCCCCTGATGCAGGCCGTCCGGCAAGAGGGCATTGAGCTATGA
- the rpmE gene encoding 50S ribosomal protein L31, with protein sequence MKKDLHPEYKLITVRLADGTTFQTRSTLKTDTYVSEVDSTNHPFYTGRRQYVDTAGRVEKFMRRYGKKS encoded by the coding sequence ATGAAAAAGGACCTGCATCCCGAATACAAGCTGATCACCGTGCGCCTGGCCGACGGCACCACGTTCCAGACCCGCTCGACGTTGAAGACGGACACCTACGTCTCCGAGGTGGATTCGACGAACCACCCGTTCTACACCGGCCGCCGGCAGTACGTGGACACGGCGGGTCGCGTCGAGAAGTTCATGCGGCGCTACGGCAAAAAGTCGTGA
- a CDS encoding high-potential iron-sulfur protein, with amino-acid sequence MSEKSLNRRDFLLRLSALGALTAGSGSLLAACGGGQQQPGGETGAAETPATATAGCNDLSGLSEADRAQSQQMRQSLQYVDESPVEGKVCSNCALWIEPEPGAACGGCTLIKGPISPNGYCTSWAPRQA; translated from the coding sequence ATGTCTGAAAAATCCCTGAACCGGCGCGACTTTCTGCTGCGCCTCTCGGCGCTGGGCGCTCTCACGGCCGGCTCCGGCAGCCTGCTGGCGGCCTGTGGCGGCGGGCAGCAACAGCCCGGTGGCGAAACCGGAGCCGCCGAAACGCCCGCCACGGCCACAGCCGGCTGCAACGACCTCTCCGGCCTCTCGGAAGCAGACCGGGCGCAGAGCCAGCAGATGCGCCAGAGCCTGCAGTACGTGGACGAATCGCCCGTCGAAGGCAAGGTGTGCTCGAACTGCGCGCTCTGGATCGAGCCGGAGCCCGGCGCGGCCTGTGGCGGCTGTACCCTCATCAAGGGTCCCATCTCGCCGAACGGCTACTGTACCTCCTGGGCCCCCAGGCAGGCATGA
- a CDS encoding MBL fold metallo-hydrolase: MLFRQIFDEKLAQYAYLIGCQKTGEAIVIDPERDIDQYIALAEQEGLEIVAAADTHIHADYLSGLREFAERGVKVYASDEGDADWKYEWLIHSDKYDYQLLRDGDTFRVGNIELKAVHTPGHTPEHLSFLVTDLGGGADAPMGIVTGDFVFVGDLGRPDLLESAAGIQGAMEPSARTLYRSVQRFLELDDYLQVWPAHGAGSACGKALGAVPETTVGYERRFNAAIRAAKDGEQPFVDFILEGQPEPPMYFARMKRDNKLGPKVLGSLPNPRLLTLGELRRLAGNTDVAVLDTRIDRSAFMKGHLPGSLYTPFNKTFNTVAGSYVEEDMPIYLIIEEEHVEQAVRDLVRIGLDHIAGYAPPALLATYAEQGGELASIEEVSFDALDALRKRDDVAILDVRGQAEFQAAHVPDAYNIAHTRLWVRRDEVPAGKTLAVHCKTGGRSAVAAALLARLGHDVIYVNGKFDDWAARHDVAEGGEIHAVA, from the coding sequence ATGTTATTCCGACAGATTTTCGACGAGAAGCTGGCTCAGTACGCCTACCTGATCGGCTGCCAGAAGACCGGGGAAGCCATCGTCATCGACCCCGAACGGGACATCGACCAGTACATCGCGCTGGCCGAGCAGGAGGGGCTCGAGATCGTGGCCGCCGCCGACACCCACATCCACGCGGACTACCTCTCGGGCCTGCGCGAGTTTGCCGAGCGCGGGGTGAAGGTCTACGCCTCGGACGAGGGCGACGCCGACTGGAAGTACGAGTGGCTCATCCACAGCGACAAATACGACTACCAGCTGCTCAGAGACGGCGACACGTTCCGCGTGGGCAACATCGAGCTGAAGGCCGTCCACACGCCGGGGCACACGCCCGAGCACCTGAGCTTCCTCGTCACCGACCTGGGCGGCGGGGCGGACGCGCCCATGGGCATCGTCACCGGCGACTTCGTGTTCGTGGGCGATCTGGGCCGCCCCGACCTGCTCGAGTCCGCCGCCGGCATCCAGGGGGCGATGGAGCCCTCGGCCCGCACGCTCTACCGCTCGGTGCAGCGCTTCCTGGAGCTGGACGACTACCTGCAGGTGTGGCCGGCCCACGGCGCCGGGAGCGCCTGCGGCAAGGCCCTGGGCGCCGTCCCCGAAACGACCGTCGGCTACGAGCGCCGCTTCAACGCCGCCATCCGCGCCGCGAAGGATGGTGAGCAGCCGTTCGTCGACTTCATCCTCGAAGGGCAGCCCGAACCCCCGATGTACTTCGCCCGGATGAAGCGCGACAACAAGCTCGGGCCGAAGGTGCTGGGCTCGCTCCCCAACCCGCGCCTGCTCACCCTGGGCGAGCTGCGGCGGCTGGCTGGTAACACCGACGTGGCCGTCCTCGACACGCGCATCGACCGCTCCGCCTTCATGAAGGGCCACCTCCCGGGCAGCCTCTACACGCCGTTCAACAAGACGTTCAACACCGTCGCCGGCTCGTACGTGGAGGAAGACATGCCGATCTACCTGATCATCGAAGAGGAGCATGTGGAGCAGGCCGTCCGCGACCTCGTCCGCATCGGGCTGGACCACATTGCCGGCTACGCGCCGCCGGCACTGCTGGCGACCTACGCCGAGCAGGGGGGCGAGCTGGCCTCCATCGAAGAGGTTTCCTTCGACGCCCTCGACGCGCTGAGGAAGCGGGACGACGTGGCGATCCTGGACGTGCGCGGACAGGCCGAGTTCCAGGCGGCGCACGTGCCCGACGCCTACAACATCGCGCACACGCGCCTGTGGGTGCGCCGCGATGAGGTGCCGGCGGGCAAGACGCTGGCCGTGCACTGCAAGACCGGCGGGCGCTCGGCCGTGGCCGCGGCGCTGCTGGCCCGCCTCGGGCACGACGTGATCTACGTCAACGGCAAGTTCGACGACTGGGCCGCCCGGCACGACGTTGCCGAGGGCGGCGAAATCCACGCCGTCGCCTGA
- a CDS encoding SulP family inorganic anion transporter, whose protein sequence is MSSLNLKKYLFCLTWLPGYGREDLRGDLVAGLTVGVMLVPQGMAYALLAGLPPIYGLYASFVPLLIYPIFGTSRHLAFGPIAIDMLIVAAGLGLIVAPGSPRYVELAILLAAMVGTLQLLMGIARLGFLVNLLSRPVITGFTAAAALIIACSQLGNLLGVSLPSSQHLHTLLWAALRHLADWHMPTLGLGAGAVLVIVLLQRRLPAVPGPLVAVVLGTLLAWGLRLDRNGVEVVGAIPTGLPGFQVPSFDLTAARLLLPTAVTLALVQFMNVVSLGKVFAAKHRYTIRPNRELVALGLANLGGSFFRSPPVSGSFSRTAVGAHAGTRTALANAVAALVIALTLLFLTPLFFYLPIPIFAAIIMVAALGLIDVNELRFLFRAKRIDGYIAVLTFLATLFIGIQEGVLIGVGASVAAVMYRISRPNVAELGHLPGTRSFRDLQRHPDARPIAGILLLRIDASFSFANAEYLRDLILARSEKDERIRAIVLDASSVNDLDLTAASVLRSVAETLQARGLELYLAGVKGPVMDVITRTGLDVLIGRDHFFLSPHRAVKHLLTRWGTSAGYLEAVPGEQTPSE, encoded by the coding sequence ATGTCGTCTCTGAACCTGAAGAAGTATCTCTTCTGCCTCACATGGCTTCCCGGATACGGGCGGGAGGACCTCCGGGGTGATCTGGTGGCCGGTTTGACGGTCGGGGTGATGCTGGTTCCACAGGGGATGGCCTACGCCCTGCTGGCCGGCCTGCCGCCGATCTACGGTCTCTATGCCTCTTTCGTCCCGCTGCTCATCTATCCGATCTTCGGCACGTCCCGGCACCTGGCCTTTGGTCCCATCGCCATCGACATGCTGATCGTGGCGGCGGGGCTGGGCCTGATCGTCGCGCCCGGCTCACCGCGCTACGTCGAGCTGGCGATCCTGCTGGCGGCGATGGTGGGCACCTTGCAGCTCCTGATGGGGATCGCCCGGCTGGGCTTCCTCGTGAACCTGCTTTCCCGGCCCGTCATCACCGGCTTCACCGCAGCGGCGGCCCTCATCATCGCCTGCAGCCAGCTCGGCAACCTGCTCGGGGTGTCCCTGCCGTCGTCCCAGCACCTCCACACGCTGCTCTGGGCTGCCCTCCGGCACCTGGCCGACTGGCATATGCCCACGCTGGGCCTGGGTGCCGGTGCCGTCCTGGTGATCGTCTTGCTCCAGCGGCGGCTGCCGGCCGTCCCCGGACCGCTCGTGGCCGTGGTCCTCGGCACGCTGCTCGCCTGGGGCCTCCGTCTCGACCGGAACGGCGTCGAGGTGGTCGGCGCCATCCCCACGGGCCTGCCCGGCTTTCAGGTCCCCTCCTTCGACCTGACCGCCGCCCGGCTGCTGCTGCCGACGGCCGTCACGCTGGCGCTGGTGCAATTCATGAACGTCGTCTCGCTGGGCAAGGTCTTCGCCGCGAAACACCGCTACACGATCCGGCCCAACCGGGAACTGGTCGCGCTCGGGCTGGCCAACCTGGGCGGGAGCTTCTTCCGGAGCCCGCCGGTCTCAGGCAGTTTCTCACGCACCGCCGTGGGGGCCCACGCCGGGACCCGGACGGCCCTGGCGAACGCCGTGGCCGCGCTCGTCATCGCCCTCACCCTCCTCTTCCTGACCCCGCTCTTCTTCTACCTCCCCATCCCCATCTTCGCCGCCATCATCATGGTGGCCGCCCTCGGCTTGATCGACGTGAACGAGCTGCGCTTTCTCTTCCGCGCCAAACGCATCGACGGCTACATCGCCGTGCTGACGTTCCTGGCCACCCTGTTCATCGGCATCCAGGAAGGCGTGCTCATCGGGGTGGGGGCCTCGGTGGCCGCCGTCATGTACCGCATCAGCCGCCCCAACGTGGCCGAACTCGGACACCTGCCCGGCACCCGCTCCTTCCGCGACCTCCAGCGGCATCCCGACGCCCGGCCCATCGCGGGCATCCTCCTCCTGCGCATCGACGCCTCCTTCTCCTTCGCCAACGCCGAATACCTGCGCGACCTGATCCTCGCACGCAGCGAGAAAGACGAACGCATCCGGGCCATCGTCCTCGACGCCAGCAGCGTCAACGACCTCGACCTGACCGCCGCGTCCGTGCTGCGCTCGGTGGCGGAAACCCTGCAGGCACGCGGCCTCGAACTCTACCTGGCCGGCGTCAAAGGCCCGGTGATGGACGTCATCACCCGCACCGGCCTGGACGTGCTCATCGGCCGGGATCACTTCTTCCTCAGCCCGCACCGGGCCGTGAAGCACCTGCTTACCCGGTGGGGCACCTCGGCCGGCTACCTCGAGGCAGTGCCGGGAGAACAGACCCCTTCCGAATAG
- a CDS encoding sulfite exporter TauE/SafE family protein: MWIAIIGAVLIGLSLGLLGSGGSILTVPVLIYLVGEPDKVAIAESLGIVAAIAAAGALPYARQRAVDWRSVLFFGVPGIAGTYGGAWLSQYVSGAVQLVLFAAVMLLAAVLMYRHSRPTAAPPLAAAGIQATHAAWKIMLEGIGVGILTGLVGVGGGFLIVPALVLLGGLDMRRAVGTSLVIIALKSVAGYLKYLDVLAASGLSVNWEVVGLFAAVGIAGSFAGNWLGTRIPQNRLQRGFAVFLVGMGLWILYQNIGQLTG; the protein is encoded by the coding sequence ATGTGGATTGCCATCATCGGCGCCGTGCTGATCGGGTTGTCGCTGGGCCTGCTGGGCTCGGGCGGCAGCATCCTGACGGTGCCCGTCCTCATCTACCTCGTCGGCGAGCCGGACAAGGTCGCCATCGCCGAGAGCCTGGGCATCGTGGCGGCCATCGCGGCCGCGGGCGCCCTGCCCTACGCCCGGCAGCGTGCGGTCGACTGGCGTAGCGTCCTCTTCTTCGGCGTGCCGGGCATCGCCGGCACGTACGGTGGGGCGTGGCTCTCGCAGTACGTCTCCGGGGCCGTGCAGCTCGTCCTCTTCGCCGCGGTGATGCTGCTGGCCGCCGTGCTGATGTACCGGCACAGCCGGCCCACGGCGGCCCCGCCCCTGGCCGCGGCAGGCATCCAGGCCACGCACGCCGCCTGGAAGATCATGCTCGAAGGCATCGGTGTGGGCATCCTGACCGGCCTCGTCGGCGTCGGCGGCGGCTTCCTGATCGTCCCGGCGCTCGTGCTGCTGGGCGGGCTCGACATGCGTCGGGCCGTGGGGACCAGCCTGGTCATCATCGCCCTCAAGAGCGTGGCCGGCTACCTGAAATACCTGGACGTGCTGGCGGCTTCCGGCCTGTCGGTCAACTGGGAGGTCGTCGGCCTCTTCGCCGCCGTCGGCATCGCCGGCTCGTTCGCCGGCAACTGGCTCGGCACCCGTATCCCGCAGAACCGGCTCCAGCGCGGCTTCGCCGTCTTCCTCGTCGGGATGGGACTCTGGATCCTGTACCAGAACATCGGACAGCTGACCGGTTGA
- a CDS encoding HAD-IA family hydrolase, whose translation MPAWTCDALLFDLDGVLVDSHAVIERHWRRWAARHGVDEEALLRDFHGRRMVDLIRRHAPHLNAEVEAARLAREEGLDTDGVRAFAGAAELLRALPAGAWAVVTSGNRLTATTRLRHTGLPWPRVLVTADDVRRGKPDPEPYLRAAEALGVAPGRCLVLEDAPAGIDAAKAAGMTALALTTTHPPGAFPHADAVARRLADLRVHPDDAGRLRVTLDAPV comes from the coding sequence ATGCCCGCCTGGACCTGTGACGCCCTCCTGTTCGACCTCGACGGGGTGCTGGTGGATTCGCACGCGGTCATCGAGCGGCACTGGCGGCGGTGGGCCGCCCGGCACGGGGTCGATGAGGAGGCGCTCCTGCGCGACTTCCACGGCCGGCGCATGGTGGACCTCATCCGGCGGCACGCCCCCCACCTGAACGCCGAAGTCGAGGCGGCGCGGCTCGCCCGCGAGGAGGGGCTGGACACCGACGGCGTGCGGGCCTTCGCGGGCGCGGCGGAGCTGCTCCGCGCCCTCCCCGCAGGCGCCTGGGCCGTGGTCACCTCGGGCAACCGCCTCACGGCCACCACGCGCCTGCGCCACACGGGCCTGCCCTGGCCCCGGGTGCTGGTGACAGCGGACGACGTGCGGCGCGGCAAGCCCGACCCGGAGCCCTACCTCCGCGCCGCCGAAGCCCTCGGCGTGGCCCCCGGCCGCTGCCTCGTCCTCGAAGACGCCCCCGCCGGCATCGACGCCGCGAAGGCCGCCGGCATGACCGCGCTCGCCCTCACCACCACCCATCCGCCCGGCGCCTTTCCCCATGCCGACGCCGTGGCCCGCCGCCTGGCCGACCTCCGGGTGCACCCCGACGACGCCGGCCGCCTGCGCGTCACGCTCGATGCCCCCGTGTGA